The stretch of DNA AGTTGGTATTTATTATAAAAAGCAAAAGGAATAGTTCCAAAAATTAAAATACTAAATCCGCATGCTAATAAAACACTTGCATATGGCCATTGATTTAATTTGAATAACATTCCTAAAGCTAAAAGCATGATGTTAAAAGTGGAAAACAAAAAAAAGGCTCTTTTTCTGGCTAAAATTGTACGGATTAATTTTTTTCGTTAACATCTTTTTGCATGTTTTGTAAAGAAGCGTAACCTCCTAAATTTTGAATTGCTTCTTGATACGCTTTTTCAAAATCAGTTCCATTGTAGCATTCTATGTGTGTACAAATATGATCCATTAAATCTTCTTTTAGCGTAACATCTGTAATTCCATAAAATTTTAGAGTTGTTGCTATATATTCAACATTTTCATCAGTAAGTATCATGATTTTATAGCATTAGAATTAAATATTAGCTGGAGTGTACCAATAAAATCATTTAGTTCAGCAGTAATTTCAGAAATTGCAATTTTGCCAGTTGGCGTAATTTTATAATATTTTCGTACTCGTTTCCCTAAATACATTTTTTCAGTTTCTAAAACACCATCAGCTTCAAGTTTATGAAGAATTGGGTACAAAGCTCCTTCAGAAATGTCAATTTTACCTTTTGTCATTTCTTTTACTTTTTGAGTAATTTCATACCCATACATTTTATCATTTTCGCTTATCAACTTTAAGATGATAGGTAATAATGTTCCTTTTGTTAGTTCTTTATTATACATTTTACAAATATACATTTTATTTCGATGTATTTATAGAACGATGTTTATTCTGATTTATTATATTCGATTTTAACCTTTATTTATTCTTATTATAAACAATCAAGTTGTAAATTTGCAGTATGATTGATATTCAAAAAACAAGAGCCGATTTCCCAATTCTTAATCAACAAGTAAACGGAAAGCCTCTAGTATATTTCGATAACGGAGCTACAGCACAAAAACCTCAAGTAGTTATTGATGCTATTTCAAAATATTACAGTGAGATAAACTCAAATATTCACCGTGGTGTACATACGTTGAGTCAATTAGCAACAGATGCTTACGAATTTTCTCGTAATACTATCCAAAAACATATCAATGCTAAACATAATCACGAAGTTATTTTTACTTCAGGTACAACTTTCGGAATTAATTTAGTGGCAAATGGATTCGCGGCTTTATTAAAAGAAGGCGATGAGGTGATGGTTTCCCATTTAGAGCATCATAGTAATATAGTTCCTTGGCAATTTTTATGTGAAAAAACAGGAGCAAAATTGGTAGTCATTCCAATGAATGAGAAAGGTGAGTTGGTAATATCTGAATTTGATCGATTACTTTCTGATAAGACTAAAGTTGTAGCTGTTAATCATATTTCAAATGCATTGGGAACTATAAATCCTATTGAAGAAATTATTGAAAAAGCCCATAAAGTTGGTGCAGCTGTTTTAATCGATGGTGCTCAGGCAACACCGCATTTAAAACCAGATGTTCAAGCGTTAGATTGCGATTTTTATGTTTTTTCGGGACATAAAGTTTGTGGGCCAACAGGCGTGGGAATTTTATACGGAAAAGAAGAATGGCTTCGTAAATTACCTCCGTATCAAGGTGGTGGCGAAATGATTGCTGAGGTTACTTTCGAAAAAACAACGTATGCCGATTTACCTCATAAATTTGAAGCCGGAACTCCCAATATCGCTGGCGGAATTGTTTTGGGAACTGCAATTGATTATTTGAACGAAATTGGTTTCGATAACATAGCGGCTTACGAACAAGAATTGTTGGATTACGCTACCGAAAAATTGCTTCAAATTGAAGGTTTACGCATTTACGGAACTAGTAAACATAAAGCTTCAGTAATTTCATTTAATATAGAAGGAATTCACCCTTATGACATTGGCACGATTGTAGATAAGTTAGGTATAGCGGTGCGTACGGGTCACCATTGCGCACAACCCATTATGCAATATTTCAATATTCCTGGTACCATTAGAGCTAGTTTTGCTTTTTATAACACCAAAGAAGAAATTGATATATTTGTAGAAGCGGTTAAAAAAGCACAAATGATGTTAACCTAAAAAAATAAAATTATGAAGACTCTATTTTCTACATTATTAGTATTAGTGGCAATGGTAAGTTGTAACTGTCAAAAAGCTACTACAAGTCAAAGTAATTTAACTTCTAACGAAACTATGAAACAAACTCAAGAGATTCCAGTTTTAGAGTACGAAGCTTTGTCTAGAGGTTTCTATAAAAAAATTACAATTGAAAATAATAGAGCAATTGTAACTTCTGGAAGAGGAACAAAACCAATTGCATTTGATATTTCTAGTGAAGATCTAACAATACTTGCTGAGTTTTATTCAAAAGTTGATAAAGAAGTTTTAAAAGATTTAAAAGCACCTTCAGAAAAAAGATTTTATGATGGAGCAGCTATCGCTCATTTCAGAATTATTGAAGGAGAAAAATCGTATCAATCTTCTGATTTTGATGGAGGTTTTCCACCTGCAGAAATTAAAGAAATTGTAGAAAAAGTAATTGAAGTTTCAGAGAAAAAAATAAAATGACCATAAAAGAAATTCAAGAGGAGATAGTAGACGAGTTTTCAATGTTTGACGATTGGATGCAACGCTACGAATATATAATCGAGTTAGGAAAATCTTTACCATTAATTGATGAAGAATACAAAACCGATGAAAACATTATAAAAGGTTGTCAGTCAAAAGTTTGGGTTCATGCAGAAGAGAAAGAAGGTAATGTTGTTTTTACTGCCGATAGTGATGCAATTTTAACCAAAGGTATAATTGCCATTTTAATTCGTGTTTTTTCCGATAAAAAACCAAATGAAATACTAGAAGCAGATACTGATTTTATAGATGAAATTGGTCTAAAAGAACATTTATCGCCTACACGCGCAAACGGATTGGTTTCTATGATAAAACAAATAAAATTGTATGCCTTGGCTTTCCAAAGCAAAAACTAAATTGAAAAAGAAAGAAAATGGAAGAATTTAACGATACGATAAACTTAGGTGAAAATGTAGTAATGGTTTTAAAAACCATCTTTGACCCTGAAATTCCAGTTGATATTTACGAATTAGGTTTAATTTATGACGTGATGATTAATGAGAATAATGACGTTAAAATTTTAATGACATTAACGTCACCAAATTGCCCAGTTGCGGAGACTTTACCTCAAGAAGTTGAAGAAAAAATTAAATCTATAGATGCAGTTAAATCTTGTGAAGTAGAAATTACTTTTGATCCGCCATGGAGTAAAGATTTAATGAGTGAAGTTGCAAAACTTGAATTAGGCATGTTATAGCATTTATTGTTTGTAGCTTATTTTTTAAAACTATAAACGATTAACCAAAACTATAAACATTAAAAATGGAAGAGATTGTAAATAAAGTTGCCGAAAGTTCTCTTGAAGTTTTCGATTTAGAAGATTATTTTCCAGATAATCATGTAGTAGAACTTGATATTTCCCAATGGTTATTGGAAGGTTTTTTACTAAAAGAGAAAGATTTTCGTGAGCAACTAAAAAACTTCGATTGGTCTATTTATGAAGATAAATATGTTGGAATAACTTGTGCTACAGATGCAATTTTACCAGCTTGGACTTTTGCCTTAGTGGCAGTTTATCTAAATCCTGTTGCTTTAAAAGTGATAAATGGAAATTTAGAAGCTATTACTATTGTTTGGTATGAAGATATTCTTTCCAAGGTTGATTATTCCAGTTATAAAGATAAGCCAGTTATTTTAAAAGGATGTTCAAAAAAGCAAGTGCCACAAGCTGTTTATACATTAGCAATTCAAAAATTAATGTTACACGCTAAAAGCATAATGTTTGGCGAAGCTTGTTCTGCAGTTCCGTTATTTAAACGGAAATAATGGCAGTTTTCTTGTTAAGTGTTTCATTTTCATACTAAAAATGTAAATTTGCACTTTAATTTTAAATAAGAAAACATGAAAAAAATTGTAGTGCTTTTACTTCTTGTAGCTTCTATTGGTTTTGCACAAGAAACAGCAGTCGATTCAACAAAGCATTGGACTAAAAAAGGCGTGTTTACCTTATTAGCAAATCAATCTTCTTTTAGCAATTGGTTAGCTGGTGGACAAAATAACTTTGCAGGAAATGTAAATGTTAATTATGATTTCAACTACAAAAACGGAGATTGGAATTGGGATAATAAGTTAATTACTGCTTATGGTTTAACTAAAATTAAAGGAGCCGATACTCAAAAAACTGATGATAGAATAGAATTTACTTCTTTGTTAGGTAAAAAAGCTTCAGGAAATTGGTATTATTCTGCTTTTTTAAATTTTAAAACTCAAATGGATACTGGTCTAGATCCAGAAACTCGAACAACAAAAATTTCTCATTTTTTCTCGCCAGCCTATTTTCAATTTGGACCTGGTATGTTGTGGAAAAAGAGCGATAATTTAAAAGTGAATATTGCTCCAGCAACTTCAAAATTAATTTTAGTTCACAGTCATTTTACAGAATTAGGGCCTTCATTTGGAGTTGAGCAAGGCGATACTTCTAGATATGAATTAGGAGCAGCTTTAAATGGTTATTATAAATTTAAAGTAATGGAAAATGTTTCAGTAGAAAATATATTAAACTTATATTCTAATTATTTAGAAGATCCACAAAATGTAGATTTAGATTATCAGTTAAATATTGTGATGAAAATCAACAAATACTTAACTACAAATTTTGCTTTCCAAACAATTTATGATGATAACGCTTTTAGAGGCTTCCAAACACGTCAAGTTATTGGATTAGGATTCAATGCTACTTTCTAACAAAAAGTGTTTATATAAAACTAAAAAGACCTCAATTGAGGTCTTTTTTTATTCAGTTTCGTTTGTATCTTTCCATTCAGGATATAAAAAGTTGTTATAAGGAAAACGCGTAATGTGAATTTCTCTTACAGCATCGTAAACTTTCTCTCTAAATTCTTCAAAGTTCAATTTATCAGTAGCAGAAATAAACAATGCATTGTTTTTACCAATTTTATGCATCCAAGTTTGTTTCCAATCTTCCAAAGTAAAGTGTTTGGTTGTTTTTTCAGCAGTTATATCATTTTCATCAAAGTGAAGATGTTTGTAAGCATCAATTTTATTGAAAACCATTATTGTTGGTTTATCATCACTTTTAATTTCTTTTAAAATATCATTTACCGAATTGATGTGATCTTCAAACTCGGGATGCGAAATATCAACAACGTGTAATAACAAATCGGCTTCTCTAACTTCGTCAAGTGTACTTTTAAACGATTCTACTAATTGTGTAGGTAGTTTTCTAATAAAACCAACTGTATCACTTAATAAGAAAGGTAAATTTCTAATAACTACTTTACGAACGGTAGTATCTAAAGTTGCGAATAATTTATTTTCGACAAAGACTTCACTTTTTCCTATAGCATTCATTAAAGTAGATTTACCAACATTAGTATAACCCACTAAAGCAACTCGAACCATAGCTCCACGATTACTTCGTTGAATAGCCATTTGTTTGTCGATAGTTTTTATTTTTTCTTTTAATAAAGCAATTCTATCACGAACAATACGACGGTCGGTTTCAATTTCTGTTTCACCAGGACCACGCATACCAATTCCACCTCGTTGGCGCTCTAAGTGTGTCCACATTCCAGTTAATCGAGGTAATAAATATTGATATTGTGCTAATTCAACTTGAGTTCTTGCGTATGAGGTTTGAGCCCGTTGCGCAAAAATATCTAGAATAAGATTGGTTCTGTCTAAAACTTTGCAATCGTCTCCTAACTCTCTATTGATGTTTTTTTGTTGAGAAGGCGATAATTCATCATCAAAAATAACAGTTGTAATGTCGTTATCTTTAACGTAGTATTTAATATCTTCGAGTTTACCTGTTCCTACAAAAGTTTTAGGATTTGGCTTGTCCATTTTTTGCCAAAATCTTTTTACTACTTCACCACCAGCTGTATAAGTTAAGAATTCTAATTCGTCTAGATATTCTTTTAATTTTTCTTCATCTTGATTTTGCGTAACAATTCCTACAACAATTGTTTTTTCAAATACGTGATTATCTTTTTCTAACATAGAATTATTTTAACCTTACAAAATTACGATAAAAAAATAAAGCTGTCTTATTAAGGACAGCTTTAAAATGAATTGCAAATTATTTTTTATTTGGTTTTCTTAACATATTGAGTAAGAATTACAATATGTTGTCCTTCAACGCGACCTTCAATTTGTTCTGCGTTATCCCAAACTAATTTGATATTGTGAACTGGAGCACCTCTTTTTGCAGTGAAATTAGCACCTTTAACGTCTAAATCTTTAATTAAAACTACAGAATCACCGTCAAATAGAATATTTCCGTTGCTATCTTTATGAACAATTTTTCCTTCTTCTTCTTCGCCTTCACCAGTAGCTTTTGCCCATTCTAACGATTCCTCATCAAGATACATTAAATCTAAAAGATCGTGATTTTTTAAACGAGCTAACATGCGCCAAGATAGAACTTGAACTGGTAAAAATTCGCTCCACATACTTTCTGATAAACCGCGCCAATCTTGTTCATTCATAGCCTCAGCGTTTTCAATTTGTTCAGCTAAGTTTTTTGCTAATAAAACAGAATGCTCTAGACTTTCAGAAGTATAAGGAGGAAGTGTGTAAACTACTAAATCGTGTTCTGCACCACTTATTTCACATTTTGAATTACTTCTATCTTTTAATTTTTTTCGATTACGCTCATTTCTATAAATTAAAACTTGCTCCTATAGAGAAATTAAATTGATTATTATATTTTTCAAAACCTACAACATCACTATCGTATTTTGCAATTGGGAATTGCATCTCTGAAAATACACCAAAACCATCAGTAAAATAATATCTAGCGCCTAAATGTCCACCAAAGTTTTTTAAGCCTAAATCTAAACCAGGATAGATATCCACTTTTTCTTCAATGTTAAAAACATCAGCAATATTAGCATTAAATCTTGCTTTTAAATCGAAACGATCTTCAAAGTCAGGTTTTTCACCTAAAACTTCTTCCACACCCAATAAATAACTTGAAACAAGACCAACAGAGAAATTTTTACCTAAACCACGATCGTAAGTTACCATAATTCCTGTTCCATGATCTTGAATATTTGCCCCAACTTGAAATTTTTGGTCACCTTTTCCAGTAAATACTTGAGCATTTACCATTCCACATAAAAACAATGTGAATATTATTAATTTTTTCATGCTTATAAAATTTACAGCAAATATAAGAAATCCTTAGTTTCTGCCATTTTCATTAGGATATAAACTTGGTAATTCATCGCTTTGCCAAAATTCTTTGGTATCAATATCCAAAATTGTGAGTTTACCTTTAAAAGCGGCACCTGTATCTACATTCCAGATACAGGCTTTATTTACAGGAATAGTTTCTTCTATTTGTGTAACAGGTGTGTGGCCAATGTAAATTTCATGATATAGCTTTAATCTTCTAGGATAATTTAAACTTTCTTTACTCAGATTTGGATCTAATGACAAAGCTGTTTCCCAAAGCGTTCGATCCCAATAAAATAAAGCTTTAAAAAACTCGTGATCAATTCCTTTTAAATTGGAAAAACCAGCGTGAATAAAAAGTCTGTTTTTATCATCTAGAAAATAATTTTGTAAACTTTCTAAAAATTTAATGTGTAAATTTTTAGTAGCTGTAGAAACCGATTTGTAAGCTTCGAGTGTAGACGCTCCACCATGATTAAACCATTCTTTTGAGTAAGTATCTGTTTTAAGGTAATTTAAAAGTAAATCGTCATGATTACCTTTAATGAATATACAACTATGTTGTTGATTAAGTTCAATTAAATAATCAATTACTTGTGGCGATTCGCTCCAGCCATCGACATAATCGCCAAGAAAGATTAACGTATCGTTTGAGGTAACATGGGCTCTTTCGAGAACTTGTTGCAGTGCTTTTAGACCGCCATGAATATCTCCAATAACTAAATTTCGCATAGTAAATTTTAACAATTTTTACAGAAAAACTAGATGGTAATTATAAATTACCGTTTTACCTTTACATTTATATGAATGATATTCAAGCATTTGTAAAATGCTTGGTATTTTTTAAAGTAAAGCAAAAATATAAAAAATAACCCCTAACACAATAAAAATGAAAAAAGTAATCCTAGTAGTGGGAGTAATGGTAGTATTACTTCTTATGAGTTCATGTTCTGTTGATGAATTAGAAACAAATAACTCTAACTTAAAACAACAAGAAATGAATTATTCTGACGAAATGTTTCAAAGAGAAGGAGAAGGAGATGAAACAGCTACACAAAATGCAACAACAAGTACAGAAACAGATCCTATTTCAGGTCCAAAAAAAGATTAATTTAAAAATAAAATATAATGAAAAATATTTCCACTTTATTCGGTTTGGTATTGGTATACCTGGTGTTTTTATTATTTCAAAAAAATACTATTGAAAATAAAAAAGTAGTAAAAGAAAATGCTACAACAGTAAATTTTACAGCAAATGAAGTTTTATCTTCAGATAGATCGCCAATTATTATGGTAAAAAGAGATTAAATAAATATCTTTAAGATTTTTTAGTATACTATTTAATTTGAAGATATATTATTTTCTTTTTATTTTAATTCTTTTTATTTCTTGTAAAAGAAGTGAAGAGAACTTGTATTCAAATGATAAGCTAGATTATCATTTCAATGAAGTGTATAACAATGATTTATCTAAAGAGCAGAAATTACAACATATAGATTCGGCTCAAATTTTAGTTGCGAAGCAAAATGATGAAGATTCATTAAAAGTTAAGAATTTATTTAAAATTGCAAATAGATATTTTCAACTTCTAGAATATAGAAAATACAAAAATGTTGTTGAACGAATTTATAATCTAGGCAATAAAATTCAAGACACTTCAATTATTGCTAAATCTCAATATTATTTAGGAGATTATTATTTTTTTACTTCAAAAAATGATAGTGCATATTACTACTATTTTGAATCTGAGAAAAAATATAAAAACCTTAAAAACGACTTTAATAAAGGAAGTGTTTTTTTACACAAAGCAAATATCTTATTGTATGAGAGGGACTTTGTAGGTAGTGAAGCACAAACTATAAAAGCCTTAAATGTTGCTAAGGCAATAAATGATGTTGAATTATTATATGATTGTTATGCAAATCTTGGCAATTCGCAGCTGGGTTTAAAAAATTACGACGAAGCGCTTAAATATCATTTTAAGAGTTTAGAGGAAATTAAAAATGTTACTTTAGAAAATTATATCCCAATTTTTAAAGCACAATCTTACAATAACATTGGTCATGTTTATTTAAGCATGGGTAATTACAACAAAGCTAAAGAATACCTCGCCCAAGGTTTAGTAATCCCAAAACTAAAAGAACTTCAACCTATTTTCTATTCTTCATTATTAGACTACTATGCTTATGCCAATTATAAGCTTAAAAATGAAGCAGAAAATGACTTTTTAAAAGCACTAAAAATTAGAGACAGTATTAACGATACTGCTGGAAGAATTAAAAGTAGAATTCATTTAACAGAATTTTATCTTGATAAAAAAGACACAATAGACGCGCTTCTATTGAACAAGCAAGCATACGATTTAGCTAAAAGCGCAAAATACAATAAGGAAGTTTTAATTGCTTTGGATTTTTATACAAAGTTAGATCCTAAAAACGGATTAAAATATGCTCAAGAATACATAAAATTGAGTGATAGTTTGCAAGAGCAAGAAAGAGGAATTCGAAATAAATTAGCCCGAATTGAATTCGAAACTGATGAAATTTTACAGGAAAAAGAAGTACTTTCTGGAGAAAAATCAATAATTTTACTAACATCGATCACAATACTTTTTATTGGAACTCTGTTGTTTATAATTTTCTATTTGAGAAGTAAACAAAAACAATTAGTGTTTGCGAACGAACAACAATTAGCAAACGAAAGAATTTATCAGTTAATGCTTGAACAGCAAACCAAACTTGATGAGGCAAGAAAATCGGAAAAGAAAAGGATTGCTCGTGAGTTGCACGATGGAATTATGAATAAACTAGCAAGTACGCGTTTAAACTTGTTTGTTTTAAATAAAAAAACCGATCCTGAGACCATTAATAAATGTTTAACACATATAACTGATATTCAAAATATTGAAAAAGAAGTTAGAAATATTGCACACGAATTATCAACCGAAACATTCACGCAAAAAAATAATTTTAGGTCGGTTTTAGAAAGTTTGTTTCAGGATCAAAAATCGTTATTTAGTGCCAATTTTAACGGTTTCATTGACGAAAATATAGAATGGGAAAATCTTTCGACCAAACATAAAATGAATTTGTACCGAATTTTACAAGAATCACTCAATAATTGTAATAAATATGCAGATGCACAAAATATTTCGGTATCAATTGCATTAATTAATAACGAAATTAGAACTGAAATAAAAGATGATGGGAAAGGATTTAATTTAAAAAAATCTAGCAGTAAGGGAATTGGAATACAAAATATGTACGATAGAACAAATGAAATTGGTGCTGAACTCAGTATTAATTCTAAAATTGGACTAGGAACAACTATAACACTAGAAATACCTTATAAATCTTAAAAAATGAGTAAAATTAATATTTTCATGATTGATGATCATCCTATGATGATTGAAGGATATAAAAGTATCTTGTCATACAACTCGTTAGATGTTGAAGTAGACGTTGTTGCTGCGCACAATTGTAAAGAAGCTTATGACCGTATCAATTTTACCACAAATGAAAATGCGTTTGATGTTGTTTTTTTAGATTTAAGTTTACCAGCATATGAAGAAA from Flavobacterium haoranii encodes:
- a CDS encoding tetratricopeptide repeat-containing sensor histidine kinase, translating into MKIYYFLFILILFISCKRSEENLYSNDKLDYHFNEVYNNDLSKEQKLQHIDSAQILVAKQNDEDSLKVKNLFKIANRYFQLLEYRKYKNVVERIYNLGNKIQDTSIIAKSQYYLGDYYFFTSKNDSAYYYYFESEKKYKNLKNDFNKGSVFLHKANILLYERDFVGSEAQTIKALNVAKAINDVELLYDCYANLGNSQLGLKNYDEALKYHFKSLEEIKNVTLENYIPIFKAQSYNNIGHVYLSMGNYNKAKEYLAQGLVIPKLKELQPIFYSSLLDYYAYANYKLKNEAENDFLKALKIRDSINDTAGRIKSRIHLTEFYLDKKDTIDALLLNKQAYDLAKSAKYNKEVLIALDFYTKLDPKNGLKYAQEYIKLSDSLQEQERGIRNKLARIEFETDEILQEKEVLSGEKSIILLTSITILFIGTLLFIIFYLRSKQKQLVFANEQQLANERIYQLMLEQQTKLDEARKSEKKRIARELHDGIMNKLASTRLNLFVLNKKTDPETINKCLTHITDIQNIEKEVRNIAHELSTETFTQKNNFRSVLESLFQDQKSLFSANFNGFIDENIEWENLSTKHKMNLYRILQESLNNCNKYADAQNISVSIALINNEIRTEIKDDGKGFNLKKSSSKGIGIQNMYDRTNEIGAELSINSKIGLGTTITLEIPYKS
- a CDS encoding metallophosphoesterase family protein, giving the protein MRNLVIGDIHGGLKALQQVLERAHVTSNDTLIFLGDYVDGWSESPQVIDYLIELNQQHSCIFIKGNHDDLLLNYLKTDTYSKEWFNHGGASTLEAYKSVSTATKNLHIKFLESLQNYFLDDKNRLFIHAGFSNLKGIDHEFFKALFYWDRTLWETALSLDPNLSKESLNYPRRLKLYHEIYIGHTPVTQIEETIPVNKACIWNVDTGAAFKGKLTILDIDTKEFWQSDELPSLYPNENGRN
- a CDS encoding DUF3078 domain-containing protein, which encodes MKKIVVLLLLVASIGFAQETAVDSTKHWTKKGVFTLLANQSSFSNWLAGGQNNFAGNVNVNYDFNYKNGDWNWDNKLITAYGLTKIKGADTQKTDDRIEFTSLLGKKASGNWYYSAFLNFKTQMDTGLDPETRTTKISHFFSPAYFQFGPGMLWKKSDNLKVNIAPATSKLILVHSHFTELGPSFGVEQGDTSRYELGAALNGYYKFKVMENVSVENILNLYSNYLEDPQNVDLDYQLNIVMKINKYLTTNFAFQTIYDDNAFRGFQTRQVIGLGFNATF
- a CDS encoding PadR family transcriptional regulator; the protein is MYNKELTKGTLLPIILKLISENDKMYGYEITQKVKEMTKGKIDISEGALYPILHKLEADGVLETEKMYLGKRVRKYYKITPTGKIAISEITAELNDFIGTLQLIFNSNAIKS
- a CDS encoding DUF6646 family protein; its protein translation is MKKLIIFTLFLCGMVNAQVFTGKGDQKFQVGANIQDHGTGIMVTYDRGLGKNFSVGLVSSYLLGVEEVLGEKPDFEDRFDLKARFNANIADVFNIEEKVDIYPGLDLGLKNFGGHLGARYYFTDGFGVFSEMQFPIAKYDSDVVGFEKYNNQFNFSIGASFNL
- a CDS encoding PhnA domain-containing protein: MYRNERNRKKLKDRSNSKCEISGAEHDLVVYTLPPYTSESLEHSVLLAKNLAEQIENAEAMNEQDWRGLSESMWSEFLPVQVLSWRMLARLKNHDLLDLMYLDEESLEWAKATGEGEEEEGKIVHKDSNGNILFDGDSVVLIKDLDVKGANFTAKRGAPVHNIKLVWDNAEQIEGRVEGQHIVILTQYVKKTK
- a CDS encoding SufE family protein; translated protein: MTIKEIQEEIVDEFSMFDDWMQRYEYIIELGKSLPLIDEEYKTDENIIKGCQSKVWVHAEEKEGNVVFTADSDAILTKGIIAILIRVFSDKKPNEILEADTDFIDEIGLKEHLSPTRANGLVSMIKQIKLYALAFQSKN
- a CDS encoding SUF system Fe-S cluster assembly protein, with product MEEFNDTINLGENVVMVLKTIFDPEIPVDIYELGLIYDVMINENNDVKILMTLTSPNCPVAETLPQEVEEKIKSIDAVKSCEVEITFDPPWSKDLMSEVAKLELGML
- a CDS encoding DUF2480 family protein; amino-acid sequence: MEEIVNKVAESSLEVFDLEDYFPDNHVVELDISQWLLEGFLLKEKDFREQLKNFDWSIYEDKYVGITCATDAILPAWTFALVAVYLNPVALKVINGNLEAITIVWYEDILSKVDYSSYKDKPVILKGCSKKQVPQAVYTLAIQKLMLHAKSIMFGEACSAVPLFKRK
- a CDS encoding aminotransferase class V-fold PLP-dependent enzyme, translated to MIDIQKTRADFPILNQQVNGKPLVYFDNGATAQKPQVVIDAISKYYSEINSNIHRGVHTLSQLATDAYEFSRNTIQKHINAKHNHEVIFTSGTTFGINLVANGFAALLKEGDEVMVSHLEHHSNIVPWQFLCEKTGAKLVVIPMNEKGELVISEFDRLLSDKTKVVAVNHISNALGTINPIEEIIEKAHKVGAAVLIDGAQATPHLKPDVQALDCDFYVFSGHKVCGPTGVGILYGKEEWLRKLPPYQGGGEMIAEVTFEKTTYADLPHKFEAGTPNIAGGIVLGTAIDYLNEIGFDNIAAYEQELLDYATEKLLQIEGLRIYGTSKHKASVISFNIEGIHPYDIGTIVDKLGIAVRTGHHCAQPIMQYFNIPGTIRASFAFYNTKEEIDIFVEAVKKAQMMLT
- the hflX gene encoding GTPase HflX, giving the protein MLEKDNHVFEKTIVVGIVTQNQDEEKLKEYLDELEFLTYTAGGEVVKRFWQKMDKPNPKTFVGTGKLEDIKYYVKDNDITTVIFDDELSPSQQKNINRELGDDCKVLDRTNLILDIFAQRAQTSYARTQVELAQYQYLLPRLTGMWTHLERQRGGIGMRGPGETEIETDRRIVRDRIALLKEKIKTIDKQMAIQRSNRGAMVRVALVGYTNVGKSTLMNAIGKSEVFVENKLFATLDTTVRKVVIRNLPFLLSDTVGFIRKLPTQLVESFKSTLDEVREADLLLHVVDISHPEFEDHINSVNDILKEIKSDDKPTIMVFNKIDAYKHLHFDENDITAEKTTKHFTLEDWKQTWMHKIGKNNALFISATDKLNFEEFREKVYDAVREIHITRFPYNNFLYPEWKDTNETE